One segment of Cydia amplana chromosome 16, ilCydAmpl1.1, whole genome shotgun sequence DNA contains the following:
- the LOC134655088 gene encoding uncharacterized protein LOC134655088, whose amino-acid sequence MENIAKIQIGLLEGKSNWDTWKYKAISLLRTVPHALEVVEGSFKKPTEPESPTEAGAVSTYKTELDRFVKADATALLIVTTNMKEETLRKVMRYTNARDVWLELHRLFDGTDDDKSYNLCMSFFGFRKDPADDIATHMSKLKNIWTQLNQEISKDKTSKLPELLLLCKILDTLDETYFSFRSSWLLLPKSERTIESLTSHLCAFERALQSNNVLQQEALVSNSGTTSTAEKKDRKLKCNYCQAIGHRVRNCQNKCKREATTSNHSRCLVRSSHFEEFILSTSTPRQNSEQQIRINDKRMHRLCQRRSVLIRKT is encoded by the exons ATGGAGAATATCGCTAAAATTCAAATTGGGTTGTTGGAAGGGAAATCAAATTGGGATACTTGGAAATATAAAGCCATCAGTCTACTACGAACCGTCCCGCACGCGCTGGAAGTAGTGGAAGGCTCGTTCAAAAAACCCACAGAACCCGAAAGTCCGACAGAAGCAGGTGCAGTGTCCACGTACAAGACAGAACTAGACCGTTTTGTAAAAGCTGACGCGACTGCTCTGCTGATCGTAACTACCAATATGAAAGAAGAGACACTTCGAAAGGTCATGAGGTACACGAATGCAAGAGACGTATGGCTTGAGCTACATAGACTATTCGACGGCACGGACGACGACAAGTCCTACAATCTATGTATGAGCTTTTTTGGCTTTAGAAAAGATCCGGCAGATGACATAGCTACACACAtgtcaaaattgaaaaatatttggACGCAGCTTAATCAGGAAATAAGTAAGGACAAAACCAGTAAGCTTCCAGAACTGCTACTCCTTTGCAAGATTCTCGATACGCTTGACGAAACCTACTTTTCCTTCAGAAGCAGCTGGCTGTTACTGCCTAAATCTGAACGAACTATAGAAAGCCTTACAAGTCATTTATGTGCATTTGAACGAGCTCTTCAGAGTAACAACGTACTTCAACAGGAAGCTCTCGTTTCAAATTCCGGCACTACGTCTACTGCAGAGAAGAAGGACAGAAAGTTGAAATGCAACTACTGCCAAGCTATCGGCCATCGAGTGAGAAACTGTCAGAA CAAATGTAAGAGGGAAGCTACAACGAGCAACCATTCAAGATGTTTGGTACGTTCCAGCCATTTCGAAGAATTTATTCTCAGTACTAGCACTCCACGACAGAATTCCGAACAGCAAATTCGTATCAACGACAAAAGAATGCACCGTCTATGTCAACGGAGAAGCGTGCTTATTAGGAAGACGTGA